In a genomic window of Streptomyces sp. SJL17-4:
- a CDS encoding phosphatidate cytidylyltransferase: MNDSSWGAPAGSGRGGPDQGPAPAGPAYDRHQAAQTRPMPIVPDVPAGGFQDGHGRGAAHPSGPLFRDETPHEHPQEPMPSPTPPPPPAPTAPRQKKSAGRDLGAAIGVGVGLGAVIIASLFIWKPAFVGVIAVAVVVGLWELTSRLQERKAIKAPLVPLAVGGAAMVVAGYVRGPEGAWVAMALTALAVLVWRMTEPPEGYLKDVTAGVFAAFYVPFLATFVALMLTADDGPQRVLTFLILTVVSDTGAYAIGWRFGKHKLAPRISPGKTREGLVGAVTFAMAAGALCMEFMIDDGSWWQGLLLGLAVATSATLGDLGESMIKRDLGIKDMGTLLPGHGGIMDRLDSLLPTAPVVWLLFVIFVGSA; the protein is encoded by the coding sequence ATGAACGACTCTTCCTGGGGGGCCCCGGCCGGTTCCGGCCGTGGGGGACCCGACCAGGGGCCCGCCCCGGCGGGTCCCGCATACGATCGGCATCAGGCGGCGCAGACTCGGCCCATGCCCATCGTGCCCGACGTTCCCGCCGGCGGATTCCAGGACGGTCACGGACGGGGGGCCGCTCACCCGAGCGGTCCCCTGTTCCGTGACGAGACGCCGCACGAGCACCCGCAGGAGCCCATGCCCAGCCCCACCCCGCCTCCGCCGCCCGCGCCGACGGCGCCACGGCAGAAGAAGAGCGCGGGGCGTGATCTGGGCGCGGCCATAGGGGTCGGGGTCGGCCTCGGGGCCGTCATCATCGCGTCGCTGTTCATCTGGAAGCCGGCGTTCGTCGGGGTGATAGCGGTCGCCGTGGTGGTCGGGCTCTGGGAGCTGACCTCCCGCCTCCAGGAGCGCAAGGCGATCAAGGCGCCGCTGGTCCCGCTCGCGGTCGGCGGTGCGGCGATGGTCGTCGCCGGTTACGTCCGGGGTCCCGAGGGCGCCTGGGTGGCGATGGCGCTCACGGCGCTCGCGGTGCTCGTCTGGCGGATGACAGAGCCTCCCGAGGGCTATCTGAAGGACGTCACGGCGGGTGTGTTCGCGGCGTTCTACGTGCCGTTCCTGGCGACGTTCGTGGCGTTGATGCTCACCGCCGACGATGGCCCGCAGCGGGTGCTGACCTTCCTGATCCTGACCGTGGTCAGCGACACCGGGGCGTACGCGATCGGCTGGCGCTTCGGCAAGCACAAGCTGGCGCCGAGGATCAGTCCCGGAAAGACCCGTGAGGGTCTGGTCGGCGCTGTGACGTTCGCGATGGCGGCGGGCGCGCTCTGCATGGAGTTCATGATCGACGACGGCAGCTGGTGGCAGGGTCTGCTGCTGGGACTCGCGGTGGCGACGAGTGCGACGCTCGGCGACCTCGGCGAGTCGATGATCAAGCGGGACCTGGGCATCAAGGACATGGGCACCCTGCTTCCGGGACACGGCGGGATCATGGACCGGCTGGACTCGCTGCTGCCGACGGCTCCGGTCGTGTGGCTGCTGTTCGTGATCTTCGTCGGTTCGGCCTGA
- the tsf gene encoding translation elongation factor Ts: MANYTAADVKKLRELTGAGMMDCKKALDEADGNVDKAVEALRIKGQKGVAKREGRSAENGAVVSLIADDNTSGVLVELKCETDFVAKGDKFQAVANQLAAHVAATAPADLEALLASEIEAGKTVQAFVDEANANLGEKIVLDRFAQYADGFVFAYMHRTMPDLPPQIGVLVEFDKADAAVAKGVAQHIAAFAPKYLTREDVPAEVVETERRVAEETTRAEGKPEAALPKIVEGRVNGFFKDATLLGQPYALDNKKSVQQILDEAGVTLKRFTRIKVGI, encoded by the coding sequence ATGGCGAACTACACCGCCGCTGACGTCAAGAAGCTCCGCGAGCTCACCGGCGCCGGCATGATGGACTGCAAGAAGGCCCTCGACGAGGCCGACGGCAACGTCGACAAGGCCGTCGAGGCCCTGCGCATCAAGGGCCAGAAGGGCGTCGCCAAGCGCGAGGGCCGCTCCGCCGAGAACGGCGCCGTGGTCTCCCTCATCGCCGACGACAACACCTCCGGTGTCCTCGTCGAGCTGAAGTGCGAGACGGACTTCGTCGCCAAGGGTGACAAGTTCCAGGCCGTCGCCAACCAGCTCGCCGCGCACGTCGCCGCCACCGCCCCGGCCGACCTGGAGGCGCTGCTCGCCTCCGAGATCGAGGCCGGCAAGACCGTGCAGGCGTTCGTCGACGAGGCCAACGCCAACCTCGGCGAGAAGATCGTCCTGGACCGCTTCGCGCAGTACGCCGACGGCTTCGTCTTCGCGTACATGCACCGCACGATGCCGGACCTCCCGCCGCAGATCGGTGTCCTCGTCGAGTTCGACAAGGCCGACGCCGCCGTCGCCAAGGGTGTCGCCCAGCACATCGCCGCCTTCGCGCCGAAGTACCTCACCCGTGAGGACGTTCCGGCCGAGGTCGTCGAGACCGAGCGTCGCGTCGCCGAGGAGACCACCCGCGCCGAGGGCAAGCCCGAGGCCGCGCTCCCGAAGATCGTCGAGGGTCGCGTGAACGGCTTCTTCAAGGACGCGACGCTGCTCGGTCAGCCGTACGCCCTTGACAACAAGAAGTCGGTCCAGCAGATCCTGGACGAGGCCGGTGTCACCCTGAAGCGCTTCACCCGCATCAAGGTCGGCATCTGA
- the frr gene encoding ribosome recycling factor — protein MIEETLLEAEEKMEKAVVVAKEDFAAIRTGRAHPAMFNKIVAEYYGAITPINQLASFSVPEPRMAVVTPFDKTALRNIEQAIRDSDLGVNPSNDGNIIRVVFPELTEERRRDYIKVAKTKAEDSKISIRSVRRKAKETIDKFVKDGEVGEDEGRRAEKELDDTTAKYVSQVDELLKHKEAELLEV, from the coding sequence GTGATCGAAGAGACCCTCCTCGAGGCCGAGGAGAAGATGGAGAAGGCCGTCGTGGTCGCCAAGGAGGACTTCGCCGCGATCCGCACCGGCCGTGCGCACCCGGCGATGTTCAACAAGATCGTGGCGGAGTACTACGGCGCCATCACCCCCATCAACCAGCTGGCCTCCTTCTCCGTTCCGGAGCCCCGGATGGCCGTGGTGACCCCGTTCGACAAGACCGCGCTGCGCAACATCGAGCAGGCGATCCGCGACTCGGACCTCGGCGTCAACCCGAGCAACGACGGCAACATCATCCGGGTGGTGTTCCCCGAGCTGACCGAGGAGCGCCGCCGGGACTACATCAAGGTCGCCAAGACCAAGGCCGAGGACTCGAAGATCTCGATCCGCTCGGTCCGCCGCAAGGCCAAGGAGACCATCGACAAGTTCGTCAAGGACGGCGAGGTCGGCGAGGACGAGGGCCGCCGCGCCGAGAAGGAGCTCGACGACACCACCGCGAAGTACGTCTCGCAGGTGGACGAGCTGCTCAAGCACAAGGAAGCCGAGCTGCTCGAGGTCTGA
- the pyrH gene encoding UMP kinase, giving the protein MNQHAVQGDDNNGKMAGRYMLKLSGEAFSGGTGLGVDPNVVHAIAREIAAVVRDGAEIAVVIGGGNFFRGAELQQRGMDRARSDYMGMLGTVMNCLALQDFLEKEGIDSRVQTAITMGQVAEPYIPLRAVRHLEKGRVVIFGAGMGMPYFSTDTTAAQRALEIDAEALLMGKNGVDGVYDSDPKANPNAVKFDALEYGEVLSRDLKVADATAITLCRDNKLPILVFELLTEGNIARAVKGEKIGTLVSDQGTRA; this is encoded by the coding sequence ATGAACCAGCACGCCGTACAGGGCGACGACAACAACGGCAAAATGGCCGGCCGCTACATGCTGAAGCTGTCCGGAGAAGCCTTCTCCGGCGGTACGGGCCTGGGCGTCGACCCCAATGTCGTGCACGCCATCGCGCGTGAGATCGCGGCCGTCGTCCGCGACGGCGCGGAGATCGCGGTGGTGATCGGCGGCGGAAACTTCTTCCGCGGCGCCGAGCTCCAGCAGCGCGGCATGGACCGGGCCCGCTCCGACTACATGGGCATGCTCGGCACCGTGATGAACTGCCTCGCCCTCCAGGACTTCCTGGAGAAGGAAGGCATCGACTCCCGCGTCCAGACCGCCATCACCATGGGCCAGGTCGCCGAGCCGTACATCCCGCTGCGCGCCGTGCGCCACCTGGAGAAGGGCCGCGTGGTCATCTTCGGTGCGGGCATGGGCATGCCGTACTTCTCCACGGACACCACCGCCGCCCAGCGCGCCCTGGAGATCGACGCCGAGGCCCTGCTCATGGGCAAGAACGGCGTGGACGGCGTCTACGACTCCGACCCGAAGGCCAACCCCAACGCGGTCAAGTTCGACGCGCTGGAGTACGGCGAGGTGCTCTCCCGCGACCTCAAGGTCGCCGACGCCACCGCCATCACCCTGTGCCGGGACAACAAGCTCCCGATCCTCGTCTTCGAACTGCTCACCGAGGGCAATATCGCGCGCGCGGTGAAGGGTGAGAAGATCGGCACGCTCGTGAGCGACCAGGGCACCCGGGCCTGA